Genomic DNA from Paucilactobacillus hokkaidonensis JCM 18461:
TGATGATGAAAAACAAGTATTTGAAAAGGATATGTTGTTTGCCACGTTGGATACCAGTGTTCGACAACTAACCTTACCCGATAATAAACAGTTTTTGCTTAGTGATACAGTTGGCTTTGTTAGTCAACTCCCTACTCATCTAGTGGAAGCATTTAAATCCACACTAGCTGAGGCCGCCCAAGCAGATGTGTTGATTCAAGTAATTGATTATTCCGATCCGCACTATAAGGAAATGATGCAAACCACTGCTGACACCTTAGATGAAATTGGAATTAAAGATATACCAATGATCAATGTATTCAACAAGGCTGATAAATTAACCATTGATTACCCGGCACTTGAAGGTGATGATCAAATTGTGTTATCTGCAAAAGATCCCAAATCATTGGAAATGCTGGTCGATTTAATCAGACAGCATTTATTTAAAGATTACGTTACGGCAGATCTATTAATTCCGTTTTCTGATGGCGATGTAGTATCATTTTTAAATGATGCAGCCAATATCATTAAAACTGAATATGTTGAAAATGGAACTAAATTAACTGTTGAGTTATCTAAGGTTGATTTACAACGATTTAAAAAATATATCGTCTTAAAAAAAGATGAATAGATTTGAAAATAAGAGCTGCGACAAATTATGTCGCAGCTCTTATTTTCATAATAAACTGTTTACTCAGTATTAAAACATCCTGTCGGTCCTTCTCGCACTTTTCCATAACTGGACGGCTGTCCAGCAACTAACGGCCACAATGAGCCAACCTAATACTGCTAGCGATAAGCTCTTAACCAGGGTTGCCGCAATTACTACACCAATCACACCACCAGCAATAAAACCCAAAATTCCTCGCAATGAATATCGTTTGGTACGCACGAAGTTCAAGCTCACCGCTGGCATCAATAAGGCACAAGATAACATCATAATTGGAAACGCAGCAATTGGTTTAAGCCCTAGGAAATAAACCAATACCATGCAAGGCGCATATAATCCCACACCCGCTGACATCAGCATCCCCAAAACAAAATTACCACCAATTCCAATTGCTAATGGCCAACCAGTTAGCCCCATCGCATCATTATGAATCGCTAGGATTGAGACCCAGCCCATTTTATTAATCGCCATTAATATTGACGTGACGATTAAAGCAATCGCCATAATTTTTTGAATCATTGCCTGATCTAACCTAACAACTACCTCGCTACCGATCAGTGAACCAACAACCGCCGCCAAAACCAT
This window encodes:
- a CDS encoding sulfite exporter TauE/SafE family protein, whose protein sequence is MVSLIVWILIICIIGLLSLIVYQLYQTGDRLVWRDNLLGGLIGLVTDFLDTLGVGSFVTTTTLFQVTNYLDDERNLPGTMNIAHAIPTITEALFFVTIVKVDPTTLITMVLAAVVGSLIGSEVVVRLDQAMIQKIMAIALIVTSILMAINKMGWVSILAIHNDAMGLTGWPLAIGIGGNFVLGMLMSAGVGLYAPCMVLVYFLGLKPIAAFPIMMLSCALLMPAVSLNFVRTKRYSLRGILGFIAGGVIGVVIAATLVKSLSLAVLGWLIVAVSCWTAVQLWKSARRTDRMF